GTGGTGGGCGTCGTCGACACGCGCGAGCGCCTCCAGCAGCACACACAGGTGATCGGGGAGCTCCTGCGTCTGCTCCTCGATGCCCAGCCCGCGCAGCTGCTGGCGAAACGCCAGGATCGCCGTGCCACGCTGACGGGTGTCGCCCACGGAGTAGTAGGAGAGGAACAGCGAGCAGCGCCGCCGCTGGTCGAACGTCTCGACGTAGTGCTCCTCCAGCTCACGCAGGCTCATCGATGCGGTGGCGGCGAGGAAGGCCCGGAACTCGTCGGCGATGGCCGCCGGCAGCTCCGGCAGCGACGCTCCGATGATCTCCCGGCTTTCCGCAAACCGCTCGTCCGGGTAACTCAGCAGCACCGACGCCGCCATGGCGACGATACGACGCTGCTCAGTGTCGATACTCACCGGCTCAACGAACTGCGCCGGGACGGCGCCCACGTGGGTCCGCCTGGCCATGTCAGTCCCTCCTGGGCGGGAACATGCCGTCCGGGCGATCGCCCGACCAGCTCAACAGTGAGACCTTCGAACCCGTATCGGCGGAACCCGAGCCGCAACCCTCCGAGGAACAGGCCTCCGGCGCACCCATCCCCAGGTCGGGGAACTGGTCCATGGCCTTCGCCGGGTCCTGGCTGTTGTACATGTCTAGGGTGGCGATACCCCGCGGGGTCTCCGGCGACGCGGTGGGGATGACGTAGCGGTCGTCGTACTTGGCCACCGCGAGCAGCTTGTACATCTCCTCGATCTTGCGACCGGTCATGCCCACCGCCTCGGCGATGGACTCCTGCGGCTCGTTGCCCAGGTTGATGTCACGCATGTAGGAGCGCATGGCCACCAGGCGCCGCAGCGACCTTTCGACGGGCGCGGTATCGCCGGCCGTGAACAGCCCGGCCAGGTACTCCAGGGGGATGCGCATGTTCGACAGCGCCGAGAACAGCACCTTGTGATCCTCGCCGTCCGCGCCCGAGGCGGTCACCTCATCGACGACCGGCGACAGCGGCGGGATGTACCAGACCATCGGCAGGGTGCGGTACTCCGGGTGCAGCGGCAGGGCGACCTCGTACTTGAAGATGAGGTCGTGCAGCGGGGACTGCTGGGCAGCCTCGATCCAGGACGGCGGGATGCCCGCGGCCTCGGCCTGGCGTTGGATCTCCGGGTCGTGAGGGTCGAGGAAGACACCCTTCTGCGCCTCATAGAGGTCCTGCGGGTCCTCGGTGGCGGCAGCCGCGGCCACTTTGTCGGCGTCGTAAAGCAGGACGCCGAGGTAACGCAGCCTGCCGACGCAGGTTTCGGAGCAGACCGTGGGTTGGCCGACCTCGATACGCGGGTAACACAGCGTGCACTTCTCGGCCTTGCCGGACTTGTGGTTGAAGTAGACCTTCTTGTACGGGCAGCCCGAGACACACATGCGCCAGCCGCGGCAGCGGTCCTGGTCGACGAGGACGATGCCGTCCTCCGCGCGCTTGTAGATCGCCCCGGACGGGCACGACGAGGCACACGTCGGATTGAGGCAGTGCTCGCAGATGCGCGGGAGGTAGAACATGAAGGCGTCCTCGATCTCCTTGCGCACCTTGAGGTTCGCCGCCCGCAGCACGGGATCCTCGTCGATGGTCTCCTGCGCGCCACCGAGGTTGTCGTCCCAGTTGGAGGACCACGAGATCTTGTCGATGGGCCGGCCGTCCAGCTGCGACACCGGGCGCGCCGTGGGCTGGGTCTTCTGGCCCTTCGGTGCCGAGAGCAGCTTGTCGTACTCGTAGGTCCACGGCTCGTAGTAGTCGTTGATGCTGGGCAGCTTGGGGTTGTGGAAGAGCGTCATGAGCTTCTTCACCCGGCCACCCGCGCGGGGCTTGAGCTTGCCGGAGGCGGTGCGCACCCAGCCGCCCTCCCACTTGTCCTGGTCCTCCCAGCCACGCGGGTAACCGACGCCGGGGCGGGTCTCCACGTTGTTGAACCAGATGTACTCCATACCCTGGCGGTTGGTCCACGCCTGCTTGCACGTCACCGAGCACGTATGGCAGCCGATGCACTTGTCCAGGTTCATGATCATCCCGATCTGGGCCATGATTCTCATCTAGAACTCCACCTCCTGGGAGCGGCGACGAATGCGGGTCACTTCGTCGCGGTTGTTACCGGTCGGGCCGATGTAGTTGAAGCCGTAGGTCAGATGGCCGTAGCCACCCGCCACATGAATGGGTTTGATCATGATCTGCGTCAACGAGTTGTGCGTTCCGCCGCGGCGGCCGGTGTGTTCGTTGAGCGGCGTACCGACGGTGCGTTCCTGCGCATGGTTCATGATCACCGTTCCCTCGGGAATGCGGTGCGAGACAATCGCCCTCGCCGAAACCACGCCGTTGCGGTTGTAGGCCTCCACCCAGTCGTTGTCCCGGACGCCGACCTTCGCCGCGTCCTTGTCCGACATCCAGATGACCTGCCCACCGCGCGAGATCGACAGCACATGCAGGTTGTCGAAGTACTGCGAGTGGATCGACCACTTGTTGTGGGTGGTGAGATACCGCACCGTCACCTCCGGGGACTCGCCGTCGTAGAACTCACCCGGGCTGATCTCCCCGTTGAGGCGGCGTTTGTCCAGCGGCGGGCGGTAGATCGGCAGCGCCTCGCCGTAATCCAGGTACCAGTCGTGGTCGAGGTAGTAGTGCATGCGGCCGGACAGCGTGTGGAAGGGTTTCTCGAACTCCACGTTGATGGAGAACGCCGTGTACCTCCTGCCACCACGCTTGTCACCGGTCCACTCCGGGGAGGTGAGCACCTCCACCGGGCGCTCCTTGATCATGTCCCAGTTGATGCGGTCCGACTCCCGGCCGGCGACCAGCGGCATCATGTCGACGCCCACCCGGTTGCCCTGGTTGCGGAAGCCCTCGACAGCAACCTCGCCGTTGGACACCCCCGAGAGGTGCAGCACCATCTCGATGGCCTTGACATCCGTGTCGATACGCGGGCGGCCGTTCTCACCCAGGCCGTTGATCTTGCCCAGCTCCTCGACCTGCTTGGCCACGTTGTACGGCGTGCCGTGCACGCCCGTGCCCAGCTTCTCCGTCAGCGGACCCACATGGTTCCACTTCTCGAACACCCGGGTGTAGTCCCGCTCGACGGGGATGAGCTTGGCCATGTTCTTACCCGGCTGCAGGCCCTCGGCGGCGAGGTCGGGGACGACGCCGTTGGGCATGTTGATCTCATCCGGCGAGTCGTGGCCCAGGGGAGCGGCAATGACGTCGCGCTGCGTGCCCAGCCAACGCACCGCCATCTGCGAGAACGCATTGGCAAGGTCGCGGAACACCTGGTAGTCCGTGCGCGCCTCCCACGGCGGGTTGATCGCCGCGTTGAAGGAGTGGATGAAGGGGTGCATGTCCGTGGTGGACAGATCGTGTTTCTCGTACCACGTCGCCGCCGGCAGGACGATGTCGGAGACCAGGGTCGTCGAGGTGTTGCGGAAGTCCGTGGTCATCATGAGGTCGAGCTTTCCCTCGGGTGCCTCGTCGACCCAGCGGATCGACTTCGGCCGCTCCCCGGGCTCGAGCTCCTTCGCCGTCGCGTCCGAGTCGATGCCCAGCATGTGACGCAGGAAGAACTCCGTGCCCTTCGCCGAGGAACCCATGAGGTTGGTGCGCCAGTTGAGCAGGATGCGCGGCCAGTTCTCCGGCGAATCCGGATCCTCCGCGGCGAACTTCATGTTGCCGCTCTCCAGCTCCGCGACGATGTAGTCCTTGACGTCCATCCCCGCCTGCTCCGCCTGCTCGCTGAGCAGCAGCGGGTTGCGGTTGAACTGCGGGTACGACGGCATCCAGCCACGTTTCATCGACTCGATGAGCGTGTCCGCGGTCATCTTGTCGCCGATGGCGCCACGGTTGGCCAGCGGGGAGCCCAGGCGCGACGCCCGGGTGTTGTCGTAGCGCCACTGACTGGTGGTGAGGTAGTAGAAGCCGGTGGTGATCATCTGGCGCGCCGGGCGCTGCCAGTCCAGGGCGAAGGCGTACTGAGACCAGCCGTTCATCGGCCGCAGCTTCTCCTGGCCGACGTAGTGGGCCCAGCCGCCACCGTTGACACCCTGGGTGCCACACATCGACGTCAGCGCGAGGAACGTGCGGTAGATGGCGTCGGCGTGGAAATAGTGGTTAACGCCAGCGCCCATGATGATCTGCGAGCGACCCTGCGAGTCCGCCGCGTTCTGCGCGAACTCGCGGGCGATGCGGATGGCCGCGTTCGCCGGGACGCCGGTGAGCGCCTCCTGCCACGCCGGGGTGCCGGGCTCCTCCGCGTCGAAGAAGTCCCGCGGCCACGAACCCGGCAGGTTCAGCTCCGGGCGGTTGACGCCGTAGTGCGCGAGCATGATGTCGAACACGGTGGTGACGAGGCGGCCGTTGACCTCACGGACGGGCACGCCGCGGTGCACGACACCCGCGCCGATGGGTCCGTCACCGTTATCGACGGCGTCGAGGTCGAAACGGGGGAAGAGTACCTCGGCGGTGCGGAAGCCGTCGGTCTCGGCGATGGAGAGCACCGGATCAACGCCGTCGAGGCGGAGGTTCCACTTACCGACGCCGTCCTTGCCGAAGTGGTCCGCGGCGGTGCCTCCGGGGTCGACGACTCGGCCGTCCTCCTCCATGACCAGCAGGCGGTGGGTGGCGTTCTCCGTCGATGCGAGGGCCTCATCGTCGTGGTTGGAGGCGGTGTAGAACTTACCCGGTGTGAAGGTGGCGTCGTCACGCGGATCCAGCTCGACGAGGAACGCGGAATCCGTGAAGCGGCGCATGTAGTTGAGGAAGTAGGGCTCGGCCTTGCCGATATGGAACTCCGACAGGATGACGTGGCCCATGGAGAAGGCGAGCGCGGCGTCGGTGCCCGGGTCGATGCGCAGCCACTCGTCGGCGTGCACGGTGTTGTCGGCGAAGTCGGGGGAGACGACGACGACCTTCGTGCCCTTGTAGCGCGCCTCGACCATGAAGTGCGCGTCCGGGGTGCGGGTGACGGGGATGTTGGAACCCCACATCATGAGGTAGGAGGAGTTGTACCAGTCGCCGGACTCCGGGACGTCGGTCTGGTCACCGAAGGTCTGCGGGGAGGCGGGCGGCAGATCGGCGTACCAGTCGTAGAAGGACAGAGCGACACCGCCGATCATCTGCAGGAAACGGGTGCCGGCGCCGTAGGAGATCTGCGACATCGCCGGGATC
This sequence is a window from Corynebacterium doosanense CAU 212 = DSM 45436. Protein-coding genes within it:
- the narH gene encoding nitrate reductase subunit beta; this encodes MRIMAQIGMIMNLDKCIGCHTCSVTCKQAWTNRQGMEYIWFNNVETRPGVGYPRGWEDQDKWEGGWVRTASGKLKPRAGGRVKKLMTLFHNPKLPSINDYYEPWTYEYDKLLSAPKGQKTQPTARPVSQLDGRPIDKISWSSNWDDNLGGAQETIDEDPVLRAANLKVRKEIEDAFMFYLPRICEHCLNPTCASSCPSGAIYKRAEDGIVLVDQDRCRGWRMCVSGCPYKKVYFNHKSGKAEKCTLCYPRIEVGQPTVCSETCVGRLRYLGVLLYDADKVAAAAATEDPQDLYEAQKGVFLDPHDPEIQRQAEAAGIPPSWIEAAQQSPLHDLIFKYEVALPLHPEYRTLPMVWYIPPLSPVVDEVTASGADGEDHKVLFSALSNMRIPLEYLAGLFTAGDTAPVERSLRRLVAMRSYMRDINLGNEPQESIAEAVGMTGRKIEEMYKLLAVAKYDDRYVIPTASPETPRGIATLDMYNSQDPAKAMDQFPDLGMGAPEACSSEGCGSGSADTGSKVSLLSWSGDRPDGMFPPRRD
- a CDS encoding nitrate reductase subunit alpha — protein: MTNPLFKLGNYVRRGEMTESGQQLFLTGGRDADVFYRNRWSFDKMVRSTHGVNCTGSCSWKVYVKDGVITWESQAVDYPTTGPDMPDYEPRGCPRGASFSWYTYSPTRIRYPYVRGVLLDMFRAAKQEHGDPVLAWRSIQEDPEKQDAYVSQRGKGGLVRVSYTEAIEMAAAAHVYTIRQWGPDRIAGFTVIPAMSQISYGAGTRFLQMIGGVALSFYDWYADLPPASPQTFGDQTDVPESGDWYNSSYLMMWGSNIPVTRTPDAHFMVEARYKGTKVVVVSPDFADNTVHADEWLRIDPGTDAALAFSMGHVILSEFHIGKAEPYFLNYMRRFTDSAFLVELDPRDDATFTPGKFYTASNHDDEALASTENATHRLLVMEEDGRVVDPGGTAADHFGKDGVGKWNLRLDGVDPVLSIAETDGFRTAEVLFPRFDLDAVDNGDGPIGAGVVHRGVPVREVNGRLVTTVFDIMLAHYGVNRPELNLPGSWPRDFFDAEEPGTPAWQEALTGVPANAAIRIAREFAQNAADSQGRSQIIMGAGVNHYFHADAIYRTFLALTSMCGTQGVNGGGWAHYVGQEKLRPMNGWSQYAFALDWQRPARQMITTGFYYLTTSQWRYDNTRASRLGSPLANRGAIGDKMTADTLIESMKRGWMPSYPQFNRNPLLLSEQAEQAGMDVKDYIVAELESGNMKFAAEDPDSPENWPRILLNWRTNLMGSSAKGTEFFLRHMLGIDSDATAKELEPGERPKSIRWVDEAPEGKLDLMMTTDFRNTSTTLVSDIVLPAATWYEKHDLSTTDMHPFIHSFNAAINPPWEARTDYQVFRDLANAFSQMAVRWLGTQRDVIAAPLGHDSPDEINMPNGVVPDLAAEGLQPGKNMAKLIPVERDYTRVFEKWNHVGPLTEKLGTGVHGTPYNVAKQVEELGKINGLGENGRPRIDTDVKAIEMVLHLSGVSNGEVAVEGFRNQGNRVGVDMMPLVAGRESDRINWDMIKERPVEVLTSPEWTGDKRGGRRYTAFSINVEFEKPFHTLSGRMHYYLDHDWYLDYGEALPIYRPPLDKRRLNGEISPGEFYDGESPEVTVRYLTTHNKWSIHSQYFDNLHVLSISRGGQVIWMSDKDAAKVGVRDNDWVEAYNRNGVVSARAIVSHRIPEGTVIMNHAQERTVGTPLNEHTGRRGGTHNSLTQIMIKPIHVAGGYGHLTYGFNYIGPTGNNRDEVTRIRRRSQEVEF
- the narJ gene encoding nitrate reductase molybdenum cofactor assembly chaperone, with the protein product MARRTHVGAVPAQFVEPVSIDTEQRRIVAMAASVLLSYPDERFAESREIIGASLPELPAAIADEFRAFLAATASMSLRELEEHYVETFDQRRRCSLFLSYYSVGDTRQRGTAILAFRQQLRGLGIEEQTQELPDHLCVLLEALARVDDAHHAAAVEMIASHREGIEVLRSALENIGSPYVHVIVAVAKSLPRVDEATVFRYIDLIKSGPPAEMVGITQLPFPTMSSDVNR